Genomic DNA from Scomber scombrus chromosome 21, fScoSco1.1, whole genome shotgun sequence:
TGTGGGGGCTAAAAGCAGAACCATCAATAATAAAGTCTTCTGCTAGTTAGAAACAACAATCTAAATCATCACTAACATGTAAGTAACAAGTTTTCTAGTCAcgtaattttttttattttttattttttgaacaaattttttattgtttttcaacAAAGACACAGAACATACAATTTGCCATCATGTCAGTTAcagaaatagataaaataaaataaaataaaacaaaatacagtatagCCATCCATCAATTCTTCCAGCCGACCGCCCCCTATACACCCTCACAGCACATATAGGTGCCCCTCCCCATATTGCTCCGCGTACATACAGATTTCACCCATTAATGTAGTCACAGTCATATCAGCATCCTAGTCACGTAATATTTAATGTGGAAGCCAGTAAAGCAGTTATAGCATATAAACTAAACAGTACCATGTATATGCAAACACCTGGGTTTTAATGTCATGTTATTACGAGTTCAACAAGTCTGTTTATATTTCTCtgtgttctctttttttccaaagaAAACCTTTGAGCCAAATGTCCATGCTGTGAGGAAAAGCAAAGATGAGTGAGTGACCATCATGAGTCATGTTTCATAATGACATGTATTTTAGTATGGAGTGTTTAACAATGATAAACATCATGTGTGATTCTTCCCCCAGGTTAAAGGAAGAGATCCGTGTGGCTccaaaaaaggagagaagagagagggaggagaggaggagagagaatagagggagaaggagagagaagcctCAGACCATCCAGTCTCATTCCATATTTGAGCAGGGTCCTGCTGACACTATACGCAAAACAGGTGGACACCTTGTTTTTGTAATATTCATcctttttcagtgaaatgtaACATGCATATGTGAATGAATCAGTCAGGGACTTCCTTACTCAGTCCTTCCTCTCTTCAGGTTGGCGTGGTGCTACAGACCTGCGTTCCTCCACCGCTTCTCCTGACTGTAAACTTGTGAAAAAAGAGAGGATAGAAtctgaggaggatgatgatgagataCTCAGACAACTTCAGAGGGATGATGTGAGTTACACTTCATACTGGATCAGGATTCCCAAATACCAAATCTGGTCCATGAGAGAATGAAAGCTCCCCCACATGTTTagattcttttttattattttatttatttttttggaataaGTTTCACTCTCACTTCCAAGTAACATCATTCTTCTAGCTAAAAGAGTACAGAAAGCTATCATGTGGGTTTGTAATGTAGTCAAGCTGACATTTCTTGGAGTCACCCCAAACAAGGCAGTAAATGGACACAGTTCTAACCAAGTATTACATACTTTTGATGGTGTAGTAAAGATAGATTCCCAAAAACTGCTCAATTTTGGTCCAGAACATATGCACTGTACTGACTGTATATCTGCCCTCCTACAGTTTATAGATGACCCAGGGTTGAGGAACGATGCCAAGCTGAAACCCATCCAGCTGCCTCTGTGTCAGTCCAGCGGCTTCATCACGAGTCAAACATGTGAGAAACCACCTCAGAGTGATTCTCTTTCATGCACTAGCACCTTTACATTACATGCCTGTCACATAAGTAGCATTATCAGTACGGAATCAGTTGTACTCTTATTTTGaagtgtttgttattgttatgtTGTCAGGTCCAGAGAACCCTCCTCTGTTCAGACCTCCATCCCGTGGAGCTCAGGGTAGAACACAGCTGCCCAAACCAGAACAGCCGTCCCTGGTAGACCTGCTGCAGGATCTCAGCCTGTCTGGCAGAGAGGAGCTCTTCTTTATGCAGTTACCTGACTGTATGCCGGGCAGAGCGTCTGGACAGAAGGCCAACCCTGCTGTCAGAACTGCAACAGAGAAAACTGCCAAGAAGGACAACAAGCCTGAAGACAAGAGGCCTGTGCTGCTGCAAGCTCAAGTGAGTTAACAGAAGAACCAGTGGCAATGATATTATCTCTGTAAAAACAACATCTACTGCATGTCTGTCTGAACTGGGAGATAGATCTCTCCTCTGTTGCACTATTgacacttttccttttttctgtccttttggTGTTTCGTGAAGTTTTTTCTCGTCCAAATCGAGAGTTTAACTTCagattctttatttaaactgtaaaaactgaaaactgagaCAAAGATATTTTCTGCTGTATAAATGAAGTTGTTGTCATTTTTGTAAAACCTTCCATGAAACTATACTCATCCTGCCTGAAAGAGCTGCTAACAATGATTACATACTGAATGCTTCTAAATCCTGTGAACAATACCTTTGAGAGCtaaatgtgcctgtgtgttaACTTCATGAACACACAGCTGTCATAGAAACAGTTTACAGTCCAGGGCTCAGACTCATGagcataaaacatttattatgaGTGACGCCTTTACATAAGTCATAACTtttgattcattattaataaaaaaataatgataagaGCAACATCTTGAATAGCTTTGGTAGGCAATGACATGTTAAAGTTTGAATGGACAAAGCAGCTGTTGTCAGACCCAATCCAAAACAGTTAGTATCATCTTTCCAAAGAGCCAATAATGAACAGGTTAATAATATATTGAttgtattgcattttattttatttacatgaaaCGCAGCTCAAGTGCTGTGTACCTTTGTGTCTCCTCAGGAGGCTGTGGTGAAGGAGGGCTGTCCTGTGCTGTCAGATTTCCCAGAGGGACTTCTGGGTAAACTCCAgatcagaaaatcaggaaaggTGGAGCTGAAGATGGGTGATATCATCATGGATGTCTCTGAGGGAGCTGCATTCTCCTTCCTTCAGGTAATCTGAGAGTGTCGTCAAGGCCTCTGATCATGTTTAATGTAGGAGTACATGAGGTTGTGTTTTGGGTATACCACGTATGTTACATCAAGTTAAAGAACACATAAGAACTATTAAAAGACAATAAGGTAgcagaagttaaaaaaagaccAGTGCTATACTACAATAAAGTGAAAAGAAATGCctgataaaatcataataaatgattattattcagatgtttttattgggttttttaaCCATTATATACAATGCATTGTAACAACAACGTAACTATATCCCCAACCACcgctaataaataaaatgtgagtaGATTTTGTTCCCATCAATTCCTTTTAtctgaatataaataaacagatagATCATGTCATGTGACTGCTGCTTCTCACAGGATGGATGATTCATgcttttaatgaatgaatgccaCTCTTCTGATCTTTGTGTTGATTTTACCATCACTACAGTGACAGAGAGGAGGGTGATGTGAAACTAGAGTCTTAATCCAAGGATGTTGTTGATGGGTACACCTCTGATGCCCATgttgtatttagttttttattttcagggcATTCTGGTAGAGTGGAGGTCTTTAAGGCTGAGAGTTGTGTACTTCTCCACCTCACCCAACTGTAAAAAGCTTTATGCATTTCTGGAGTTATGTGCATTAAACCACGCAACATACCTACCTTCTAACTGTATCGTTCTAATAAACATCAAACTGAGTGACAGTTTACACCAATACATGTAGAAGGCAGTATGTGAGCTGAGAGGACTAACAGGATAAGGATACATAATAGAAGCCAATAACACATGAATCTTAGgatatgtacagtatgcacCGCAGACAACCTGTCTTTGATATAGCCTAAACAagactttttgtcatttttcaactCAGCTGTGAGTTTATTTAACAACTAATGACAAATATGTAGTGATGAATATCAGGTGGTTTCATTCCAGGGGAGTTGTGGCCCACTGTCCACTCTGCTAGTCAGGGTGTGGGGAGAGAGGGGAGCTGTGCAAATAAATGCTGCAAAATAGAAGGGCATtgaatactactactactgacaataataatgataatgataataataataataagaagaattaatatgtaaaaaatgataagtaaaagtctaaataattgtaatgatttataattaaatgtctAAAGTGCAAAGAACAATGTAAAACCACTAAAACAGTTGAATGTAAGAATGCAAGGGGTAAAGGTGGGGTGGGGACTCCCTTATGGGAATACTATTGCAATGACTCAGAAAGGTGCTAGACCCAAAAGGACACATTCAGATGAGAATCAAGTGtccaaacaaaaatgtattgagGGAGGTCTAAAAAAAGCTGTTAATACTGTGAATACTCAGGCAGAACAGACAGGATGAGAGCAGGGCATGTGGCTTGACTATCTGATGGGGAGTAAGTGAAAAAGGGCTGTATAGAAAGGGGAcactgatgaggatgatgagggcCAGCTGTGGAAGAGGGTGGGGAAACTCAGGTAAGGGGAATGAGGTGAGTGCAGGGCAGAGGGCAAATGAACAGGGAGAACAACCAAAAACAGTGTTAAGCAGATGACCCTGTGacagaaacattattattattattacattatgaaAAATCCTACTGTGAGTATTACAAACCACTCTTCAGTGTGTTCATTGACCTTTAAATACATGAATCTGTACCTCTaactggacttcctggattGTACTCCATGTAGTGCATTCATGCTCCCCAGAGGATGATCTGAAATGGTTTTGGTGaacctctgacttttcctctagtgccaccatgaggccAGACTTTTCTAACAGCAGACTGTAATGACGTTCACATTTCAAGCTCCCCACAAGATGAACCACAGAATTTCCATTTTTGGAAACAATGTGAACATTCTTGTGGCCCAACCCCCACACTAACAAGATATATACCACAGTTAATCCATGTCTGTATTGTTTGGGGGGACTTCACTACCATTCTGGGGGGGCTGATGCTTTAGTTTGTTATAGAAAGAACTATAACTAACAGTTATTTAATTAtgaattttatattattatgaatattttatcattttaaagacaaattacatctttaaaatgtcagaatatataaaatatatatatatataacagcaGTTTTCTAGAGCTAAAGATGAAGGCtagttttgtctgaccaacaaaCCAAAATCTACATAATCAAATCTTGCCTGCTTGACAAATTACAAAGTTCTcaaaatgtttgtccattttccATCAGTTGACTCATCAATTCAATGAGCAGCTCTTATTGTGAACTGACTGAAGTACTTTTCCATTTATTATGAAGGAGTCTTGTCGAAGCTAAAACTACTCAACTCATAACAAAACTGCAAACTATTGAAATAGTAAATCAAATTGTGGAACGCTGACGATTATCCTGAGTTCACATGTGATTAGAACCACAAAGCAACACCTCCATTATTAACACGGAAGTCTCCTTTGTCTCCTTCCTTTGCAGCAACTGGTGTCTGTGCATCTGTCTGACGGTCGGACTGGAGACATGATGGTGTTAGGAAATGTCCAACACAAACTGGTCTTATCTCCTGACTTCCAGGCTTTACTGCAACCACCTgcaacacagcagcaacaaggACCCTGATAATGTCACATCTGCAGTAGAGTGTTGCTTTGTTACTGCAGAGAATCAGTGTGGGGGGAACTGTGCTCAAACTGTACATAGTCTGATGTCTACTCTCCATACTTGTGGTTGGAGGTTTATAAGGCAGCTAAGTAGCTCACCTTCACTAAGCTATTGTAATCTTTTTATTCTGGGAAGTCATTTCAATCCTGTTAACATTTGAAATCCCAATGATAGGACTTTGGTTCTTGCCTGTGTGAAGCAGTGAGGACACTGCCAGAGGACACTGCCTTTTTTGAtgtgatatttacatgatgtcCAACTCAACCCAATGACCCAAAAGGACCCAGTCATATATTGTTACTTGAGCACAGATCACCTGATTACACTCTATCAGCAAATCCACACCAGCACAGCAGCCAACATGATTGTGAGCTTGCTCCAGGATCCTTGAAACTTTGTAGCAGATGGTTTGGTCCATCACAGCGTCCACCGGGAGGGGATTAAAGGTTATGGATCAGAAGTCAATGGACACCTGGATTGTGCAAACTAATGTAGCATTTAATATGGAGATGTATGTCATGTTTTAGACCCTGTACAGCTCAGTCACTGTTATTGCACTGATAATGGACATGGCACAGTTTGGCATTTGTAACATTTGTAGTATTTAGCAAACTTGgatattgtgttgttgttttttctcagtgggtttttgctgctttattttatatacattttgtatacattatttaattttacagcAGCTGAAAATCCAATTTCCAAAACCTGCAGTAGATGAAGTTGGTTTTTATATGAACTACAAACCAGGATTTTAAACTTGTTTGTATAAAGTTTGGGTATTACTCTGCAGAGATCCTCAGCTCTAGAATGGCCTGCTTACTtttatgatttttcttttttttatcgaTGGGTCTGCCTATAATTTGTATACCTTAATATCTCATATGTCATGCACTGTCTGTCCCTCTGGTTTCTGCCTTTATTTGATTTCTGTatctttgcttttattgtttgtgtaaagcactttaagaTTTAAGATTAGGTTTGGATGAAAGTCCAGAAAAGGGTTAGTGAAACAAGGCTTTTCAGTTTGTTAAGATGTAATTCTCTTGTGAAAATGCTGTACTGATGGCACATTACAAATGAACTCTTTCAGGTTTATCTGAGATAACCAAAGTAAACAACAGTAGAACTACAATTACTCATTGTTCCATAACATCTGAACTAATGTAATATCACTGATAGAATTTCAGTTAAATTATATCATGAAGATATGATCTTATCATTGCTCTACAATATTATGTACTGTAattgaaaaataacaaagttCATCACTTTTCAGCCTCTAAAGCATCAGAATGCaggtcattattttttaatattttactgcattgagaaaaaacacatacaattgCCCTAATTTGACCTCACTCGTCTTAATGAATCTGTACAGTTGTGAGCCCTCAACGTCCAGAACAATATTTTTGtagataaaacatttgaagtTCTGTAGTAAGATCATTTACCcagcattgttttgtttttttctgtgttcttaATTGATTCATGTGTAATTTTTGACAACAGAAATAGGTCACCTTTGTAGAAAAGTGTATATAGATGTTTATTCAGTAAATACATGATACAGACAAACCCAAGCTAATGGTGTCTGAATGATCGCACATACATTCTACACACAAAAGGAAGTGTCAATACTGAAAGTGTGTTCTTCATAGCTAACAGGACTGTCACAGACATGAAGACCTGGACATCTGTACTTTTGATTAACAGACATTCCTTAAACATAATGGAAGGTTCTTTTGTACCACGTGTGAACTGAAGTGGTTTTCAGCTGGTATTTGATATGACCTTTATGCCatcaaaacataattatttagATGAAAGCACTGtggaaaaaaatcttgttttattaTCAACCATAACAGAGTTTTTACAGTTATTAACAGATCAAAAGACTGAATTGGAGAAATGCATAATTTGGAACTAAAATGTCAGTTGAACCAAAATGTCATTGTTGATATTACAGTATTTCACAGTTTGAGGGTTGCAGGTATATAAGCTTATGGTACAGTAATAACAGCGAGGATGAATTCAGTCAGGTTAAATTTGTGGGAACCCCAAAGAGCATGCCTTCTGTAAATCTGCAACAAAATCCACTTTTCACAGAGTAGAAAGTTACTGATCACTGGCCAACAACACGCTGCACATGTCTACAGGTGACTCTCTCTCTGAAGGACAAGGCTGCACTCATTCTAGTTTTCTTACTGTCCACAAAACCCATTAAGACCAAATGTCACTCCTGGAAATAATTGTTCTCcagtttgagtaacatttgctaaaaatgtcattgatcagctgtttccaGTAAATGActgagcctttttaaaaatcaaactatatatttgttctgtttttaaccAGCAGGCTTGTAGACAGTGTAGGGAATCCACACAGTATTGAGAGAGACATTAACATGTTGGTTTGGGGATCTCTTGAACAGTAGAGAAAATACTGAATAACGGCAGTCTTATCTTTTACttcaaacagaaacattaaccTTCCCTGTGTTTACAATCAGGAAAGCCTGACGTTTACACAGTATCCACACCTCCTATAGTCACTTAAACGCCTCATTCAAATGTCTACATTTCTGAAATCCACAGTCCTGTGAACTCTCTGGGGGACTGAACCAACCAATTAAAGCAAAGGTCTTATAAAAAGCCTGATTTCAGGgatttgttgttattgtcactgaaGTGAGGCACTGATGGGGTGTTGTGAGACTCTGAATGCTGAAATAGTTGAACCTAAGAAGCGTTCATGACAACTGAAAACAATAATCAGAGCACAGCCCTGGATCCTCAAAACATCTGTCTGCAGTTGTCATGAACACCTTTTCCCTTCTAGACTCAGTAGGTAAACACATCTTACGTCTTTTTGGTACTCCTGACAGTTTTCGTGGGGGTACTTTTTGTTGTCTTCCTGGTTGTTTTTGACTTAGCCGTTGCAGTGGTCTTCTTCACTGCTTTAACcttctttgttcctttttttgcagCTGGAGTTTTGGCAGGAGCTTTTTTCTTGGCAGGCCGGGTCTTTTCTCTGATCAAGTCTTCTCGTCCGAGCTCCACCATGTGCTCCTCCCATGACTTCATCTCATTCTTGTAGCGGATTTTGTCATCCTCAGCCAGCTGTGTGTAGACCTGAGATGTGGAACACAGACGAGATCTGAGATACAACAATACACAAGTAGAAGGCAGGGccaggcagctttatttatataagtcaactcaatgtgctttacataaaaactaaatatcaggGGATTATTAAACAGTAATCggaaacatacaattaaaaaaagaaaaccaaattataataaaaagaaaacaaagtacagaaaaatagaaagagagaaagaaaataaaaactagaacATCAAATAtgagtgcagcataaaataatggtttgcttaaaaaatattaaatataatttaaataataataataaaataaatacaatttaaatattgTGTATGATCTACAGTGCAAATCAAAGGTTAACATTTGAAGTGCTTTagaagagctcaatcataagcacatgaaaagaagaacatttttaaccttgatttaaaaatattcacatttagggctgatttcagttctgttggtagtttgttccagttgtccGAGCTAACAGCTAaatgctgcttcaccatgtttactctgaactctgggctccactatctgacctcaaccctactgggtttatattctactaacatgtcattcatgtattctggacctaaaccattcagtgatttgaagaccagtagcagaactttaaaatctattctatagctgactggga
This window encodes:
- the zgc:171971 gene encoding DNA-directed RNA polymerase III subunit RPC4 produces the protein MSDSGDRESAPCTSGLSGAGTRGLPGRVRNLSSPSPHGRLTSLRTRDLTLGGAFKKPKKTFEPNVHAVRKSKDELKEEIRVAPKKERREREERRRENRGRRREKPQTIQSHSIFEQGPADTIRKTGWRGATDLRSSTASPDCKLVKKERIESEEDDDEILRQLQRDDFIDDPGLRNDAKLKPIQLPLCQSSGFITSQTCPENPPLFRPPSRGAQGRTQLPKPEQPSLVDLLQDLSLSGREELFFMQLPDCMPGRASGQKANPAVRTATEKTAKKDNKPEDKRPVLLQAQEAVVKEGCPVLSDFPEGLLGKLQIRKSGKVELKMGDIIMDVSEGAAFSFLQQLVSVHLSDGRTGDMMVLGNVQHKLVLSPDFQALLQPPATQQQQGP